One genomic window of Luteitalea pratensis includes the following:
- a CDS encoding serine hydrolase domain-containing protein: protein MRVADGVLPSAVLEIGDAGGVLGGINLAVPADAIYDLASLTKVLATGLVAMDLFATRHLDLDLPVTEALPEWRRTDGADIRLRDLLTHASGLPSHLPLYERCSGADALVAAIAAVPLVAPPQTTAIYSDLGFIVLGRALERVADRSLDAQLATLLTGVTAVPPSFGPVSAGPVVGTGHSAWRGRSLAGEVHDDNAAAMGGVAGHAGLFGSAAGVGDLARLALRGLHGDETGFVPSWAIRAFARRSPIPGSSRALAWDTALPTSSSGRFLSPRAIGHTGFTGTSLWIDPQCDRYVVLLTNRVAGRATVADMAVIRRDVHDLLGAAWTGARHA, encoded by the coding sequence ATGCGCGTCGCGGACGGCGTGTTGCCCTCGGCCGTGCTCGAAATCGGTGATGCGGGAGGCGTGCTCGGAGGGATCAACCTCGCGGTACCTGCCGATGCGATCTACGACCTGGCCTCGCTGACCAAGGTCCTCGCGACCGGGCTGGTTGCGATGGACCTGTTTGCGACGCGCCACCTGGATCTCGACCTGCCGGTGACCGAGGCGTTGCCCGAATGGCGGCGAACCGACGGCGCCGACATCCGGCTTCGCGACCTGTTGACGCATGCCAGCGGATTGCCCTCCCACCTGCCGCTCTACGAGCGATGCAGCGGGGCCGACGCATTGGTCGCCGCCATCGCTGCGGTTCCCCTCGTAGCGCCGCCGCAAACGACCGCCATCTACAGCGACCTCGGCTTCATCGTGCTCGGCCGAGCCCTCGAACGTGTGGCCGATCGTTCCCTGGATGCACAACTGGCGACGCTGCTGACCGGTGTGACCGCGGTGCCACCGTCGTTCGGTCCCGTGTCCGCCGGCCCCGTGGTGGGCACCGGACACAGTGCGTGGCGCGGCCGTTCGCTGGCAGGAGAGGTGCACGACGACAACGCCGCCGCGATGGGCGGAGTGGCCGGGCACGCCGGCCTGTTCGGGAGCGCCGCCGGTGTCGGGGACCTCGCGCGGCTCGCGTTGCGCGGCCTGCACGGCGACGAGACCGGTTTCGTACCTTCGTGGGCGATCAGGGCCTTCGCACGCCGCTCGCCGATCCCCGGCTCATCACGCGCGCTGGCCTGGGACACCGCACTGCCCACATCGTCGAGTGGACGCTTCCTTTCTCCGCGCGCCATCGGCCATACGGGGTTCACGGGCACGTCACTCTGGATCGATCCGCAGTGCGATCGGTACGTCGTGCTGCTCACCAACCGTGTCGCCGGACGCGCGACCGTTGCCGACATGGCGGTCATTCGCCGCGACGTGCACGACCTGCTCGGCGCCGCGTGGACCGGAGCGCGTCATGCGTGA
- a CDS encoding glycoside hydrolase family 10 protein — protein MPVPSRRDLLRLSLASVLISLGRPRASVARPAASAEMRGLWVTRSWMTTPAQVAQVVDDARRHGFTAIFVQVRGRGDAFYRGGPDPRATLLSQQAATFDPLGDLVGRARAAGVQVHAWMNVNLVAGATAMPVAAQHVTVQHPEWVMVPRPLVSTVLPLSPRDPRYLSTIANWSARHTTTIEGVFSSPIPEGAQERLEATIAHLTWAYELDGLHLDYIRYPSPDFDCSRAALDMFREALVPELTPRELTALDARAASAPLAFVEDFPARWVSFRRDRLTRLVTRLGTTARANRPGLRMTAAVWPDATHARDYKLQDWSGWLRDGLIDAACPMMYMSSGSSFERQLQVLSSQASGGVWPGIGAFKISADEAARRVETTRAMGFSGVMLYSYDSMTGGQGRSSPYLATLQRRAFRDPALGQAGASR, from the coding sequence ATGCCCGTTCCTTCGCGCCGCGACCTGCTGCGGCTCTCCCTCGCATCCGTGTTGATCTCGCTGGGTCGTCCCCGCGCCAGTGTCGCGCGTCCGGCCGCCAGCGCGGAGATGCGTGGGCTCTGGGTGACGCGCAGCTGGATGACCACCCCGGCGCAGGTGGCGCAGGTGGTCGATGATGCGCGCCGTCACGGGTTCACTGCGATCTTCGTACAGGTTCGTGGGCGCGGTGACGCGTTCTACCGGGGCGGGCCCGACCCGCGTGCCACCCTGCTTTCCCAGCAAGCGGCGACATTCGACCCGCTTGGCGACCTGGTCGGCCGCGCGCGCGCCGCAGGCGTCCAGGTCCACGCGTGGATGAACGTGAATCTCGTCGCGGGCGCCACGGCCATGCCCGTGGCGGCACAGCACGTCACCGTGCAGCACCCCGAGTGGGTCATGGTGCCGCGGCCGCTGGTGTCCACGGTCCTGCCCCTCTCGCCGCGTGATCCGCGCTACCTGTCGACGATCGCGAACTGGAGTGCTCGCCACACCACGACCATCGAGGGCGTGTTCAGCTCGCCGATCCCGGAAGGTGCGCAGGAACGGCTCGAAGCCACGATCGCCCACCTGACGTGGGCCTACGAACTCGACGGGCTCCACCTCGACTACATCCGGTATCCGTCCCCGGATTTCGACTGCAGCCGTGCCGCGCTCGACATGTTCCGCGAAGCGCTGGTGCCCGAACTCACCCCCCGCGAGTTGACCGCACTGGATGCCCGTGCGGCGTCGGCGCCGCTCGCGTTCGTCGAGGACTTCCCGGCGCGCTGGGTGTCATTCCGGCGCGACCGACTGACCCGCCTCGTCACCCGCCTCGGGACCACTGCACGCGCGAACCGCCCTGGCCTGAGGATGACCGCCGCCGTCTGGCCTGACGCCACTCATGCGCGCGACTACAAGCTGCAGGACTGGAGCGGATGGCTACGTGACGGTCTCATCGATGCGGCCTGTCCCATGATGTACATGTCGAGCGGCTCCAGCTTCGAACGCCAGTTGCAGGTACTGTCGTCGCAGGCATCTGGCGGCGTCTGGCCTGGCATCGGCGCCTTCAAGATCAGCGCCGACGAGGCGGCGCGGCGCGTCGAAACGACGCGCGCGATGGGCTTCAGCGGCGTGATGCTCTACTCCTACGACAGCATGACCGGTGGCCAGGGGCGCTCGTCGCCCTACCTCGCGACATTGCAGCGCCGCGCCTTCCGCGACCCGGCCCTCGGCCAAGCCGGTGCGTCCCGCTGA
- a CDS encoding N-acetylglucosamine kinase, whose product MQGPHTPPLVIGIDAGGTKTEAVLADGQGEVIARARRGGANLAAHGELEVEKTLHELIEEVLGDGPARPDVICLGIAGVDRPDDSAIIHGIMRRIGARARLLVTNDALIALVAGAGVGPGVVVIAGTGSIAYGRNARNEAARAGGWGYILADEGSGFWIGRQALRAVVRAADGRGPATALTPLVLDFFGVSRAEQLVREVYRTYLKPSDIARCARLVQQAREGGDAVAAHIASVAADELSAAVRSVVRQLELDGGFPVVMAGGAFHAVPWLQDALRARLAEASIAPAAQVHLLTTDPALGAVRLALAEARGGASIPTYKTRDHLAL is encoded by the coding sequence ATGCAGGGTCCTCATACACCACCGCTCGTCATCGGCATCGACGCAGGTGGCACCAAGACCGAGGCCGTTCTCGCCGATGGCCAGGGCGAGGTGATCGCGCGCGCCCGGCGCGGCGGCGCCAATCTCGCCGCCCACGGCGAACTCGAGGTGGAGAAGACGCTGCACGAACTGATCGAGGAAGTCCTCGGCGACGGCCCCGCGCGCCCCGACGTGATCTGCCTCGGCATCGCCGGCGTCGACCGGCCCGACGACAGCGCGATCATCCACGGCATCATGCGGCGCATCGGCGCGCGGGCACGCTTGCTGGTGACCAACGACGCACTCATCGCGCTCGTCGCTGGCGCCGGCGTCGGTCCCGGAGTCGTGGTCATCGCCGGCACCGGTTCGATCGCCTACGGGCGCAACGCGCGCAACGAAGCGGCGCGGGCGGGTGGTTGGGGCTATATCCTCGCCGACGAAGGCAGCGGCTTCTGGATCGGCCGCCAGGCACTGCGCGCGGTGGTTCGGGCCGCCGACGGCCGCGGACCGGCGACGGCGCTGACGCCGCTCGTGCTCGATTTCTTCGGCGTGTCTCGCGCCGAGCAACTCGTGCGGGAGGTCTACCGCACCTATCTCAAGCCGAGCGACATCGCCCGATGTGCCCGGCTGGTACAGCAGGCGCGCGAGGGCGGCGATGCCGTCGCCGCCCACATCGCGTCAGTGGCTGCTGACGAATTGTCGGCAGCCGTCCGCTCCGTGGTCCGGCAGCTCGAGCTGGACGGCGGTTTCCCCGTGGTGATGGCCGGCGGCGCGTTCCATGCCGTGCCCTGGCTGCAGGATGCACTGCGCGCGCGGCTCGCGGAGGCCTCGATCGCCCCCGCGGCGCAGGTGCACCTGCTCACAACCGACCCGGCGCTCGGCGCCGTGCGACTCGCCCTGGCAGAAGCCCGGGGCGGCGCATCCATTCCGACATACAAGACCCGTGATCATCTCGCTCTGTGA
- the nagB gene encoding glucosamine-6-phosphate deaminase: protein MIISLCDDPQDVADLAAQRVAGLLHDSPRAVLGLPTGRTPIVLYDLLAQQHAAGQLDFSQVESFNLDEFVGIGQDHPGSYRSYMQRYLFDRVNLTNGQGHVLDGLAPDADAECARFEQLIDAAGGIDLMILGLGANGHIGFNEPADSLKARTHRVTLLESSRAANAGFFGGDPAQVPAEAMTMGMGTILKARRILLLVTGAEKAPTVAAMIRGAVTTQLPASFLQLHDEVEVICDADAASQIR from the coding sequence GTGATCATCTCGCTCTGTGACGACCCGCAGGATGTTGCCGATCTCGCCGCCCAACGCGTGGCGGGCCTCCTGCACGATTCTCCCCGCGCCGTGCTCGGCCTGCCCACCGGCCGCACGCCCATCGTGCTGTACGACCTGCTGGCGCAACAGCATGCGGCCGGCCAACTCGACTTCTCGCAGGTCGAGTCGTTCAACCTGGACGAGTTCGTCGGAATCGGCCAGGACCATCCCGGCAGCTATCGCTCGTACATGCAGCGATACCTCTTCGATCGCGTCAACCTGACCAACGGGCAGGGCCATGTCCTCGACGGCCTCGCACCTGATGCCGACGCCGAGTGCGCGCGGTTCGAGCAACTGATCGACGCCGCGGGCGGCATCGACCTGATGATCCTCGGCCTCGGCGCCAACGGGCACATCGGGTTCAACGAGCCGGCCGACAGCCTCAAGGCGCGCACGCATCGCGTGACGCTGCTCGAGTCGTCGCGTGCGGCCAACGCCGGCTTCTTCGGTGGCGACCCGGCGCAGGTGCCGGCCGAGGCGATGACCATGGGAATGGGGACGATCCTCAAGGCGCGCCGCATCCTGTTGCTGGTGACTGGCGCCGAGAAGGCGCCGACGGTCGCCGCGATGATTCGTGGCGCGGTGACGACGCAGCTGCCCGCGTCGTTCCTGCAGTTGCACGATGAGGTGGAAGTGATCTGCGACGCCGACGCCGCAAGTCAGATCAGGTAG
- the murQ gene encoding N-acetylmuramic acid 6-phosphate etherase, with product MSKWESLPTEAINPNSLALDTASIGDVIDLMVNEDRKVVSAVQREKERITAGVQMITESFRKGGRVIFVGAGTSGRLGVVEAAEMPPTFGVSTTRVRAIMAGGKDAVFLPKEGVEDDYEEGARAIARLRPQKRDVVIGISASGVTQFVRGALTRARKAGLRIIFVTCWPGSELQTFVDLIIAPAVGPEILTGSTRLKAGTATKMVLNMLTTIAMVRSGKTYGNLMVDVQATNDKLKDRARRIITTATGVDYETAGKLLKSARNDVKAAIVMQRTGLSLSKALATLRKSHDSVREAVGDDAEPRLRALLGLEKK from the coding sequence ATGTCCAAGTGGGAATCCCTCCCCACCGAAGCGATCAATCCCAACAGCCTGGCGCTGGACACGGCCTCGATTGGCGACGTCATCGACTTGATGGTGAACGAGGACCGCAAGGTCGTCAGCGCCGTGCAGCGCGAGAAGGAGCGCATCACCGCGGGCGTCCAGATGATCACCGAGTCGTTCCGCAAGGGCGGGCGCGTGATCTTCGTTGGCGCCGGCACGAGCGGGCGCCTGGGCGTCGTCGAGGCGGCCGAGATGCCGCCGACGTTCGGCGTCTCGACGACACGCGTCCGCGCGATCATGGCCGGCGGCAAGGACGCCGTCTTCCTCCCCAAGGAAGGTGTCGAGGACGACTACGAGGAAGGGGCCCGGGCAATCGCGCGCCTGCGGCCGCAAAAACGTGACGTCGTCATCGGGATCTCGGCCAGTGGCGTGACCCAGTTCGTGCGCGGCGCGCTGACGCGCGCGCGCAAGGCGGGCCTGCGCATCATCTTCGTGACCTGCTGGCCGGGCAGCGAACTCCAGACCTTCGTCGACCTGATCATCGCGCCGGCGGTGGGCCCCGAGATCCTGACCGGATCGACACGCCTGAAGGCTGGCACCGCGACCAAGATGGTGCTCAACATGCTGACCACCATTGCCATGGTCCGCAGCGGCAAGACCTACGGCAACCTGATGGTCGACGTGCAGGCCACCAACGACAAGCTGAAGGATCGGGCGCGACGGATCATCACCACGGCGACCGGGGTCGATTACGAGACGGCCGGCAAGCTGCTCAAATCCGCGCGCAATGACGTCAAGGCGGCGATCGTGATGCAGCGGACAGGACTGTCGCTGTCGAAGGCGCTGGCGACGCTGCGCAAGTCGCACGACTCGGTTCGCGAGGCGGTCGGCGACGACGCCGAACCGCGCCTCCGCGCGTTGCTGGGACTCGAGAAGAAGTAG
- a CDS encoding AAA family ATPase: protein MPLRAPSIDDAALLGQRLEAELGRTIVGQRPVLREILTTFFAGGHCLLRGVPGLAKTLIIKTLARTVDLSFNRIQFTPDLMPSDIVGAEVIEEDRSTGRREVRFMQGPVFAHILLADEINRTPPRTQAALLEAMQERQVTVGGVRYDLPSPQFVLATQNPIEQEGTYSLPEAQLDRFLLNVVIGYPSAAEERQMLAQTTVAPTGRPQVVATGEDIAAVHGLVREIPAASNVVDYATRLVRATRPDGGEAATVVSKYVRWGAGPRAGQALLLCGKARALLEGRATVALEDVQALALPVLRHRVLVNFQAEAEGLDADAIVARLLTEVPSRA, encoded by the coding sequence ATGCCCTTGCGTGCACCCTCGATCGACGACGCGGCCCTCCTCGGCCAACGGCTGGAAGCGGAGCTCGGACGGACGATCGTCGGCCAACGGCCGGTGCTGCGGGAGATCCTGACGACGTTTTTCGCCGGCGGGCACTGCCTGCTGCGTGGCGTGCCCGGACTGGCCAAGACGCTGATCATCAAGACGCTGGCGCGCACGGTCGATCTGTCGTTCAACCGCATCCAGTTCACGCCCGACCTGATGCCCTCCGACATTGTCGGCGCCGAGGTCATCGAGGAAGACAGGTCCACGGGCCGGCGCGAAGTGCGGTTCATGCAGGGCCCGGTGTTTGCCCACATCCTGCTTGCCGACGAAATCAACCGGACCCCGCCGCGCACCCAGGCGGCGCTGCTCGAGGCCATGCAGGAACGGCAGGTGACCGTCGGTGGCGTCCGCTATGACCTGCCTTCGCCGCAGTTCGTGCTCGCGACACAGAACCCGATCGAGCAGGAGGGGACGTACAGCCTGCCCGAGGCGCAGCTGGACCGGTTCCTGCTCAACGTGGTGATCGGATACCCCAGCGCGGCCGAGGAGCGGCAGATGCTCGCACAGACCACGGTGGCACCGACCGGGCGGCCGCAGGTGGTCGCGACAGGGGAGGACATCGCTGCCGTCCACGGCCTCGTCCGCGAGATACCAGCCGCCAGCAATGTCGTCGACTACGCGACCCGCCTGGTCCGGGCAACGCGGCCCGACGGCGGCGAAGCCGCCACGGTGGTGTCGAAGTATGTGCGATGGGGCGCCGGCCCGCGTGCCGGGCAGGCGCTGCTGCTGTGCGGCAAGGCGCGGGCCCTGCTCGAGGGGCGTGCCACCGTCGCGCTCGAGGACGTGCAGGCGCTCGCCCTGCCGGTGCTGCGCCATCGTGTGCTGGTGAACTTCCAGGCAGAGGCGGAAGGCCTCGACGCAGACGCCATCGTCGCGCGGCTGCTCACCGAGGTGCCGTCCCGGGCGTGA
- a CDS encoding DUF58 domain-containing protein: MSVPTSPLSLDPALLARIADLELAARLIVEGARLGSHRSPFTGSGAEFQQMRPYLPGDDLKHLDWKHYARTDRLFTRVYRETTEWPVMLAIDTSRSMAFVDHQGMSKLRMGALLAAALTYLLVHQGEAVGLVTHPPPPAASARQGGADTGDALPARTGRPHLVRMLGLLSRIRAGGGTDLAGAIRRAAARLGRRGCLALISDLYGADDMHHALREVRRMGHEVVVFHVLSPQERRLEASGDVEFVDLETDERLIANAPTIRDVYAARVAAFIAEQRAFATAEGITFVQAGTDRPIDLVLRAFTQQRAPQAGGGR, encoded by the coding sequence GTGAGCGTCCCCACCTCGCCCCTCTCGCTCGATCCGGCGCTGCTTGCCCGCATCGCCGACCTCGAGCTCGCGGCTCGATTGATCGTGGAAGGCGCGCGACTGGGCTCGCATCGCAGCCCGTTCACGGGCAGCGGCGCCGAGTTCCAGCAGATGCGTCCCTACCTGCCGGGCGACGACCTCAAGCACCTGGACTGGAAGCACTACGCACGCACCGATCGCCTGTTCACGCGCGTGTACCGTGAAACCACCGAATGGCCGGTCATGCTCGCGATCGATACGAGCCGCTCCATGGCATTTGTCGATCACCAGGGCATGAGCAAGCTGCGCATGGGCGCCTTGTTGGCCGCAGCCTTGACCTACCTGCTCGTGCACCAGGGCGAGGCGGTAGGGCTCGTCACGCACCCGCCTCCGCCAGCGGCTTCGGCGCGCCAAGGTGGTGCCGACACTGGCGACGCGTTGCCCGCGCGGACCGGCCGCCCGCATCTCGTGCGCATGCTCGGTCTGCTGTCGCGGATCAGGGCCGGTGGCGGCACCGATCTCGCCGGCGCGATTCGGCGCGCGGCTGCGAGACTCGGACGCCGTGGCTGTCTCGCATTGATCTCGGACCTGTACGGCGCCGACGACATGCACCACGCTTTGCGAGAGGTGCGACGCATGGGCCACGAAGTCGTGGTGTTCCATGTGCTCAGCCCGCAAGAGCGGCGCCTGGAGGCGTCCGGCGACGTGGAGTTCGTCGACCTCGAGACCGATGAACGCCTGATCGCAAACGCGCCGACGATTCGTGATGTGTATGCGGCTCGCGTCGCGGCTTTCATCGCGGAGCAGCGAGCGTTCGCGACGGCTGAGGGCATCACGTTCGTCCAGGCCGGCACCGATCGTCCAATCGACCTCGTGCTGCGCGCGTTCACGCAGCAGCGCGCGCCACAGGCGGGGGGCGGCAGGTGA
- a CDS encoding BatA domain-containing protein, with product MIWAAPAAWALAVLATLPLIAHLWSRRRPAPLPFPTLRFLRAASPVSRRLRRVQEWPLLLLRLAIVVVICAAAAGPTLAAHWRQRAWRTRLHRVIVVGADVAGTTASEAVTDLEKTAASSTVLGPADIADVFDEAIAQANRSAGDRRTELVVVWSGSRTNLADVDVSDIPARVGVRLVLVEGGTTSPASAATSTPTGDIDIQTPDAALRESLHADLGTLRLPPSSAPIRLRWEGESAARDPQGDQDRESGVGSRESPREHPAAGRNARTVDGTRSSAECRGGQARVLRALDEMSVDVRLREAADRSLRDESFVGRGSERATAKVLARSAAGEVLLRGWAEGGCLVLDLDSVPRSPLTWWSLVSAREALARVDRIEPAENWTAADVVKANRDGLAPTDSMLPGGLDTRSAWAVALALLLVEQTWRRRGATARKRDGSVPTHAATREPVDAA from the coding sequence GTGATCTGGGCCGCTCCGGCGGCATGGGCGCTGGCGGTGCTCGCCACGCTGCCGCTGATCGCGCACTTGTGGTCACGCAGGCGGCCCGCGCCGCTGCCCTTCCCGACGCTCCGGTTCCTGCGTGCGGCGTCGCCGGTCTCGAGACGCCTGCGCCGGGTGCAGGAGTGGCCGCTGTTACTGCTGCGCCTGGCGATCGTCGTCGTCATCTGTGCCGCCGCGGCGGGGCCGACACTCGCGGCGCATTGGCGTCAGCGCGCCTGGCGCACGCGCCTGCACCGCGTGATCGTTGTCGGCGCGGACGTCGCGGGCACGACCGCATCGGAGGCGGTGACTGACCTCGAGAAGACCGCCGCGTCGTCGACCGTCCTCGGTCCGGCGGACATTGCCGACGTCTTCGACGAGGCAATCGCGCAGGCCAATCGCAGCGCCGGCGATCGCCGCACGGAACTCGTCGTCGTCTGGAGCGGGTCACGTACGAACCTCGCGGACGTCGATGTATCCGACATTCCGGCCCGCGTCGGTGTTCGACTCGTGCTCGTCGAGGGAGGCACCACGTCACCCGCCAGCGCCGCCACGAGCACGCCGACCGGCGACATCGACATACAGACACCGGACGCGGCGCTTCGAGAGTCCCTTCACGCGGACCTGGGTACTCTTCGCCTGCCCCCGTCCTCGGCGCCCATTCGGCTGCGCTGGGAAGGGGAGTCGGCCGCACGCGATCCGCAAGGTGATCAGGACCGGGAGTCGGGAGTCGGGAGTCGGGAGTCGCCGAGGGAGCATCCGGCTGCTGGCCGTAACGCCCGTACCGTCGACGGGACGCGCTCTTCTGCCGAGTGCCGCGGCGGGCAGGCGCGCGTGCTGCGGGCACTCGACGAGATGTCCGTCGATGTTCGCCTCCGAGAGGCCGCCGATCGATCACTCCGTGACGAGAGCTTCGTTGGCCGCGGCTCCGAACGTGCTACCGCGAAGGTGTTGGCGCGATCGGCCGCCGGCGAGGTACTGCTGCGCGGGTGGGCCGAGGGTGGGTGCCTGGTCCTCGATCTGGACTCGGTGCCGCGATCGCCACTGACATGGTGGTCGCTCGTGTCCGCGCGCGAGGCACTGGCGCGCGTCGATCGCATCGAGCCAGCGGAGAACTGGACCGCGGCCGATGTGGTCAAGGCCAATCGTGACGGACTCGCGCCGACCGATTCCATGCTCCCTGGTGGCCTCGACACGCGCAGCGCATGGGCCGTCGCGCTCGCGTTGCTGCTGGTAGAGCAGACTTGGCGCCGTCGTGGCGCCACTGCCCGCAAGCGCGACGGATCGGTGCCCACTCACGCCGCCACCCGAGAGCCCGTCGATGCCGCCTGA
- a CDS encoding DUF4175 family protein → MPPDLPRDGSGSHGATPTPDEHWLEAWLTTAWRRWRVWIGLRSIAGALGVGLLTYATLTGRTPLAFALAAVIGIVAFTILLFAERGLRDWRPVVLAAEAAAPATRNALVAWQEMRGEVSPIIAARLATQARRSLEVAGWPRPRSLAPWGVSLVLIAAGILANIVGTRSPTLADADRERLIARTPAAPLALGWTAIATPPAYAHRPMERVHQPSRLDVLAGTRVEIQFRNWPDGARARLGHIDAATTMGGTLRSVHVMPAASDVLQVYGQEQQVLASITLVVVPDAAPTVRITAPASDLRRDAATGIVPIRISAQDDLALRDLRLRFTKVSGSGESFTFEDGEWPVQVRRPSERQWTGSHEIDLAALGLGPGDSLVYHAVAHDARIGADGAAESERFLIEITRPGALAAGDFSLPEKEEKFALSQRMVIQLTERLLEKRPRMSAEAFGEQAQALAIAQRRVRAEFVFMLGGEVEDEFEEAAQAHEVEEGRQANQGRGDLTEAVRQMSQAETRLTAHDVREALPYEYRALTALQAAFGKARYFMRTLPAAVQIDTSRRLQGDRTRAASAQWRVTPLPDAMRTAGLALLGRLESAGAPIDALLPELVALDRGNPAWVALIQEAATTEGAKGVGRALRARLLPGSPAWMPMPLARTTAEAAVTTPVARAPR, encoded by the coding sequence ATGCCGCCTGACCTGCCTCGCGATGGTTCGGGAAGCCACGGCGCGACCCCGACACCGGATGAGCACTGGCTCGAGGCCTGGCTGACCACGGCCTGGCGACGCTGGCGTGTGTGGATCGGACTACGCAGCATCGCTGGTGCACTCGGCGTGGGCTTGCTCACATATGCAACTCTGACCGGCCGCACGCCGCTGGCGTTCGCCCTGGCAGCTGTGATCGGGATCGTGGCGTTCACAATCCTGCTATTCGCCGAACGTGGCCTGCGCGACTGGCGCCCGGTCGTTCTCGCCGCGGAGGCTGCGGCGCCTGCGACACGTAATGCACTGGTGGCGTGGCAGGAGATGCGCGGCGAGGTGTCGCCGATCATTGCGGCGCGATTAGCGACACAGGCACGTCGATCGCTGGAGGTGGCGGGCTGGCCACGCCCGCGATCGCTGGCGCCATGGGGCGTGTCGCTGGTACTCATCGCCGCTGGCATCCTCGCCAACATCGTGGGGACGCGATCGCCCACACTTGCGGACGCGGATCGCGAGAGATTGATTGCCCGAACGCCCGCCGCACCACTCGCGCTCGGATGGACGGCGATCGCGACGCCGCCGGCCTATGCCCACAGGCCGATGGAACGGGTGCATCAACCCTCGCGTCTCGACGTGCTGGCCGGCACGCGCGTCGAGATCCAGTTCCGCAACTGGCCAGATGGGGCGCGCGCCCGCCTCGGCCACATCGATGCCGCGACAACCATGGGCGGGACGCTGCGGTCTGTCCACGTCATGCCCGCGGCTTCTGACGTGCTGCAGGTGTACGGCCAGGAGCAGCAGGTCCTGGCCTCCATCACGCTCGTGGTCGTTCCCGACGCGGCGCCAACGGTGCGGATTACCGCTCCCGCTTCCGACTTGCGCAGGGACGCGGCGACGGGGATCGTGCCGATACGGATCTCCGCCCAGGACGACCTCGCACTGCGGGACCTGCGCCTCCGCTTCACGAAGGTGTCGGGCAGCGGCGAGAGTTTCACGTTCGAGGATGGCGAGTGGCCAGTCCAGGTGCGCCGTCCCTCCGAGCGACAGTGGACAGGCTCGCATGAGATCGATCTCGCAGCCCTCGGCCTCGGCCCTGGCGATTCGCTCGTCTACCACGCCGTGGCACACGACGCGCGAATTGGCGCCGACGGCGCCGCCGAATCGGAACGGTTCCTGATCGAAATCACGCGGCCCGGCGCGCTTGCGGCAGGAGACTTCAGCTTGCCCGAGAAGGAAGAGAAGTTCGCCCTCAGCCAGCGGATGGTGATCCAGCTCACCGAACGCCTGCTGGAGAAGCGCCCGCGCATGAGTGCCGAGGCCTTCGGCGAGCAAGCCCAGGCACTTGCCATCGCGCAGCGGCGCGTACGAGCGGAGTTCGTGTTCATGCTCGGCGGCGAGGTGGAAGACGAGTTCGAAGAAGCGGCGCAGGCGCACGAAGTGGAGGAGGGGCGTCAGGCCAACCAGGGCAGGGGCGACCTGACCGAGGCCGTGCGTCAGATGTCGCAGGCCGAGACGCGGCTGACGGCTCACGATGTCAGGGAGGCGTTGCCTTACGAGTATCGGGCCCTGACCGCGTTGCAGGCGGCGTTCGGCAAGGCACGCTACTTCATGCGGACGTTGCCAGCGGCCGTTCAGATCGACACGTCGCGGCGTCTCCAGGGCGATCGCACACGCGCGGCGTCGGCGCAATGGCGAGTGACGCCGCTGCCCGATGCCATGCGGACCGCCGGGCTCGCGTTGCTTGGCCGGCTGGAGTCGGCTGGCGCGCCAATCGATGCGCTGCTTCCGGAACTGGTGGCGCTCGACCGCGGTAATCCGGCCTGGGTCGCGCTCATCCAAGAAGCGGCCACGACCGAGGGCGCCAAGGGCGTCGGCCGAGCGCTTCGGGCGCGGCTGCTGCCGGGCAGTCCCGCGTGGATGCCGATGCCGCTCGCACGGACGACAGCGGAAGCGGCCGTCACGACGCCGGTAGCGAGGGCCCCGCGTTGA